GCCACGAGATCCGCAATCCCCTCAACGGCATTACGGGCCTCGTCGGTCTGCTCAGCGATGCCCCGCTCGCCCCTCGCGAACGCGAGCTCGCCCGCTCGCTCTCCGCCTGTGCCCGCAGCCTGCGCCGGGTGTTCGACGAGGTCCTCGGCTTCGCTCGCCTCGAGGAAGGTCGGGTGACGGTGCGCGACCAGCCCTTTCGTCTCGCGCCGCTTCTACGCGAAATCGCGCAGGTCTTTTCGGCCGAAGCCACCCAGCGCGGCAATCGCATCGCGGTCGCGGCCGACGACGACTCGCCCGCCTTCCTCGGCGACCCGGAGAAGATTCGCACCGTCATTTCAAACTTTGTCGCCAACGCGCTCAAATACGCGCCCGGCACTCTCATCGAAATCAACGCACAGATCGACCCGATGAGCCCGAACCACAGCGCGGTCAGTCTGCAGGTGACGGATCACGGCCCGGGCATCCCCGCCGCCGAGCAGGAGTTGATCTTCAAAAAATTTGTCCGCGGCAGCGGGGCCGATTTGCATCGAGAAACCGGCGCCGGACTCGGCCTCGCCACCTGCCAGGCCCTGGCCTCCTTGATGGGCGGCGGCGTGGGCGTCGAAAGTGAACCCGGCCAGGGCACCACCTTTTACCTCCAGCTCACTCTCACCCACGCCGCCCGGGAGGCCATCGAGCAACTGGCCGAAGCCGCCTCCACGCAGGACTTGGTCGAGAATCCGGGCCCACCCTCCCAAAAACGGCGAGCCCTCGTGATCGAAGATCAGGAATACAACCAACTCGTCGCCCGCAGCATTCTGGAACGGATCGGCTACAACGTCACCATGGCGTCGAACTCCGACGAGGCTCACACCGCCATCGAAGCCGGAGGCTATTCCCTCGCCCTCGTCGACTGGGATGTCCCCGGCGCAAAAGGGGACGAACTCGCCCCATTGATCCGCGCCACCCCAAGCGGTCAGCAAGTTGCCATCCTCGCCGTGACCGCTCACGACGCCGAAGAGATCCGCGAGCGCTGTCTCAACGCCGGGATGGACGGCTTCCTGGTCAAACCGCTCGACGAAACCCTGCTGCTTCACACCTTGCGGTCACTGCACGAGCGCGGTCGACAGATGACGACGCCAACACCTGCGAGCTCCGGACCGGCGGACTTTCGTGTATTCGAATACTTGGGACGCGGCGATGAGGTCCAGGCCCGTTCAGCCGCGCAGGATTACCTCGCCCAACTCGACTCCGAACTGGACGGTCTGCGCAGCAGCGCTGCGACTGGCAACACCGCCAACATCAGCGCCCGCGCGCATCGGTTGCGGGCCCATGCCGCCGTGGTGCAGTTTGCCGCGCTCAAAGACACCGCACGAAAACTTCAGGAGTGCGCGGTGCGTCAACAAAGCGAGGAGCTTAAGCCCCTGTTGCGGGACGTCGAAACCCACGGCGAACACCTGCGCCGGATGATTGAGCGTTACCTCGCCCGCACGACGGTCACGTCTTCCGCCAACACCCCGAAGACTTAGGAGTCCGGCCGCACCCGGGAGAACCCGTGCTCCAACGCGTAGCGGATCAACGTAGGGGTGCTGTGGATACCGAGGCGCGACATGATGTTGCGACGGTGGTTGCGCACCGTGACCTCGCGCAGCCCCACCTGCTCCGCGATCGTCGCATCGGACCAACCTTGCCCGAAGAGCCGGAGCATCTCCTGCTCGCGGTCGGACAACAATTTGGCAAAGGCATGCGGGTCGGTGCGAAAACGCGCAAAAGCGGCTTCGACCGACGGACTGAAATAGCGTTTCCCGTCCGCCACCCGGCGCAGCGCCTCTTCCAGCATTTCCGGAGAGTGTTCGTTTTTGTCCACAAACCCGTCGACCTGAGACGCCTGCAGGCGGTGCAAAACATAGGACTCGGTATGGGAAGACAGCACGAGGATGCGGGCCCGCGGCGCCACTTCGCGGATCCGGTCGATCAGCTCGAAGCCTTCGACATCAGGCAGTTCCAAATCCAGCAGCACCAGCGCCGGCTGCACCTGCTGGCACAAATCGACCCCAGCTTCGCCCTCCCGCGCATCATGAACATCAGGCGCACCGAAGGCGTCCTCTGCGACCCGTTTTACCAAACCACGAATGATGGCATGATCTTCAATGACGACGATGGGGAGATTGGTTTCCACTACCATAATTGAATCAGCGATTTCGCACCGGGACAACCCGGTGACTCGACACAGGCTAGCAGGACACAAGCCCAGATCCCTTCTCGCGAAGGGTTTGCTTGGTTAATCTGGCCCATATCCGCCGCGGAGATAGGAAACGGTTCTCCCGCGTCTGATCCTCGCTAGGTGACTTGATCCCCTGATAACAGGTATGGCGAAGAAGGGTGCTTCCCCTCCACGAATGCGAAATCCGGGTGTGGGTCCGCAAGCCACCGACGGAAACGCGATGGATCGTCGCCGCACTAGGGGCTGTTTGCAAAATGGAAGAGGTTAAAGTTTGATCCAAATTAAGATGCAGGCGAGGGAGATCATGGCAGCGAATGTGGCGTGAAGCTTTTCGTAGCGAGTAGCGATGCGGCGGAAGTGCTTGAGACGTTGGAAGAGGTTTTCGATCCGGTGACGTTCACGATATAGATGCTGGTCAAAGTCCGGTTTCTGCGATCTACCCGGATGCAAGGCTATGACGGCGACGCCGCCATGTTGATTCACACACTCGCGGATGGCGTTGCTGTCGTAGCCCTTGTCCATGATGGCGTGCGATTGCGCAGCAAGGTGCTGTCTGATGAGGGGTTTACACTGGTCGAAGTCCGAAACGTTGGCGCCGGTGAGGATGAAGCCCAAGGGGTAGCCCAAGGCATCACAGGCCATGTGGATCTTTGTCGAGAGACTGGCTTTTGAGCGCCCCATGGCTTGGGCAATCTGGCCACCGGCAGGTCCTGCGGCATGTTGGTGCACACGCGCGCTGGACCTGTCGATCATCAGATACTCATCGTCGCGCAAGCTCCGGTTGAGGGCCTCGAGCACAGCCGACCATAGTCCGCATTTTGACCATCGACGGGAACAGGCGTAAGCGCTTTGCCACGGTCCAAAGAGACTTGGAAGGTCGCGCCAAGGTGCTCCGGTTCTCAATATCCACAGAATCGCCTCAATCCGACGCCGTTCGTTGATACATTTGCGGCCACGCCGCCTGGGTCCGGTCAAATGGCTTCGCCGGGCTTTAATTTTTTTAGTTCGCTCCAGTCGGAATCCGACAGGGCGAACCTAATACGTTGATTCACAGCGTCATGCTGTCGTCACCTGGCCCTTCGATCAAGCAAAATGTATCCTATTAATGAATACTTTTAGGCTAATTTGAAAACAGCCCCTAGCCCAAATACCCCGCGATTTCCTCATAGGGCTCCAATGCTTGCTGGATTCGCGACGCTAACCGAGTCGAAGCAGCTTACCCAACCCCGTAGTCTTTTCACGTCGATCATCGGCATAGTAAGTCGCGGTGACGGTTGGGCTGCTGTGGCGCAAGGCCAGACTGGCTGCGAACAGACCCAGCTTCTCCGTGATGAGTTTTCCGAATTCCTTTCGGAGCGTGTGGATCGGCTTCTGGGCATCCACGCCCTTTGACCTGAGCCAATCACAGAGCTCCGTCAGGAACGGCTGGGCTCGGTAGGCGTCCCAACCGCCGGTCCGCTTAGGCATCCTGCCGCAAGAGATCACAAAGATTCCGCCAGCCCGCTTAAACTCGCTCTCAAAATACTGCGCGAGTTCTGGTTCCAGCGTGAGATCGTCCTCAGATCCCTCCGATTTGAGTTGGGCGTATTGAGTCGTTTCGATGTGCAGAATGCGGCGAGGAAAATCGAACTGGGACCACATGAGCTTATCGATTTCGTTGCGCCGTAGGCCAAGGTGCAGTGCCAACAGGAAAATCTTCAGCAGCTCCGGCTTCTCGTCCTGAAACTCCTCGACCGCCTGCTTCGTCAGCAAGGCTGGATCGATGCGGGAGCGATAGCGAAATGCACTGCGGCCCCGTGAAACAAAACTCGTGTTCGCGAAGGGCACCGGCTCGGGCAACGTGATCCCGACGTTGGCCAGACGCTTGCGGATCTTCACGCCAAACATCGCCTTCGATGCCCGGATGTAGGAGTCGAGGGTATGCTTGGCACGAAGCTCTTCGATCGGTGTGCCGCTGCGCTCAGCAAGATACCTCCCCTTCCATGACTCAACCCGCTGGGGAGAGAGATCACTCAACTTCACCGCACGCAGAGCTTGATTGGCCTGCTTCAGTTTTGAGCGACGCTTCTTCATGCGCTTGGGCTTCCCCTCATCCGCTACGATCGACCGCAGCGCGGTGAAGAACTTGGTGACGTTGCGAAAAAGAGCTTCCGGAGTGTAGAAGTGATTCGCTTCCAGGAAGTCGAGGTAGTCCCCGACGGTCTCGAAGGTAGGGGCAACGTAGATCGCCTGAAGCTTGAACTCCTTGAGCGTTTCCTCCCAACCGTTGGCCACGAGAGAGGCCCAGATCCGTTTGGCCTTTCGGGCAGCCGCAGCACGATTGGCCGTATTCAGTGGGAAGGTCTCCCGACG
This portion of the Actomonas aquatica genome encodes:
- a CDS encoding response regulator, which produces METNLPIVVIEDHAIIRGLVKRVAEDAFGAPDVHDAREGEAGVDLCQQVQPALVLLDLELPDVEGFELIDRIREVAPRARILVLSSHTESYVLHRLQASQVDGFVDKNEHSPEMLEEALRRVADGKRYFSPSVEAAFARFRTDPHAFAKLLSDREQEMLRLFGQGWSDATIAEQVGLREVTVRNHRRNIMSRLGIHSTPTLIRYALEHGFSRVRPDS
- a CDS encoding IS5 family transposase codes for the protein MTGPRRRGRKCINERRRIEAILWILRTGAPWRDLPSLFGPWQSAYACSRRWSKCGLWSAVLEALNRSLRDDEYLMIDRSSARVHQHAAGPAGGQIAQAMGRSKASLSTKIHMACDALGYPLGFILTGANVSDFDQCKPLIRQHLAAQSHAIMDKGYDSNAIRECVNQHGGVAVIALHPGRSQKPDFDQHLYRERHRIENLFQRLKHFRRIATRYEKLHATFAAMISLACILIWIKL